In Bacillus cytotoxicus NVH 391-98, the following are encoded in one genomic region:
- a CDS encoding methionine/alanine import family NSS transporter small subunit yields MSASAIMMMVIGIVVIWGGLALSIANLFKNKKV; encoded by the coding sequence ATGAGTGCATCAGCAATCATGATGATGGTGATTGGAATTGTAGTGATTTGGGGCGGATTAGCATTAAGTATCGCAAACCTTTTTAAGAACAAGAAGGTGTGA
- a CDS encoding sodium-dependent transporter: protein MESRQQWGSRAGFIFAAIGSAVGLGNIWRFPYTAYENGGGAFFLPYLFALLTTGISLLAFEFALGHRHRGSSPLTFFRIHPRAEFIGWWQMAVTFIVSTYYAVIIAWSLSYTYFSISGAWGKDTEAFLFKEYLHVADKPGQFGGLVPEVLVPLALVWIIVLGVAFKGVKKGIEVVNRIFIPLLVCMFLIIVVRAVTMEGAMQGLDAFFKPDWNRILDGKVWLAAYGQIFFSLSLAFGIMITYSSYLPKNSDTTNNAFITGFANSGFELLAGIGVFAALGFMANNMGVSIDKVASAGVGLAFVVFPQIINQLPMSPFFGVLFFLSLTVAGITSLISLAEVCFAAVSEKFNLSRKKTIGIMGALLVLVSLVFATRGGLMFLDLVDYFANNFGLILIALAEVTTVGLILRRLPVYQNHANFVSDIKLGAFWKVSLLVITPLMLGYMLIDGTIQNIQKNYGDYPTQFVVTYGWSLAAAFIIVAFMISIKKWSAQIHLDSAKLEKEWKDRGVS, encoded by the coding sequence ATGGAATCAAGGCAACAATGGGGCTCAAGAGCGGGTTTTATATTTGCGGCAATTGGTTCAGCTGTTGGATTAGGGAATATATGGCGCTTTCCATATACAGCTTATGAAAATGGAGGAGGAGCCTTTTTTTTACCGTACTTATTTGCATTATTAACAACAGGTATTTCATTGTTGGCTTTTGAATTTGCCCTTGGTCATCGGCATCGTGGGTCATCACCACTTACATTTTTTCGCATTCATCCTCGTGCAGAGTTTATCGGTTGGTGGCAGATGGCGGTTACTTTTATTGTTTCAACCTATTATGCTGTTATTATTGCATGGTCGCTTTCCTATACATACTTCTCTATAAGTGGAGCGTGGGGAAAGGATACGGAAGCTTTTTTGTTTAAGGAATATTTGCATGTTGCTGATAAACCAGGTCAATTTGGCGGTCTTGTTCCCGAAGTGTTAGTTCCATTGGCACTCGTTTGGATTATCGTACTCGGTGTAGCGTTTAAAGGCGTTAAGAAAGGAATTGAAGTTGTCAATCGGATTTTCATTCCTTTACTTGTATGTATGTTTTTAATTATTGTTGTTCGTGCTGTGACGATGGAAGGGGCCATGCAAGGGCTTGATGCTTTTTTTAAGCCAGATTGGAACCGGATTTTGGATGGGAAAGTATGGCTTGCTGCATATGGACAAATCTTCTTTAGTTTATCGCTAGCGTTTGGAATTATGATCACATACTCTAGTTATTTGCCGAAAAATTCTGATACAACAAATAATGCTTTTATAACGGGATTTGCAAATTCAGGGTTTGAATTGTTAGCAGGTATTGGTGTATTTGCTGCCCTTGGTTTTATGGCAAACAATATGGGGGTATCGATTGATAAGGTAGCTAGTGCTGGTGTAGGGCTTGCATTTGTTGTATTTCCACAAATTATTAATCAATTGCCGATGTCACCATTTTTTGGTGTGCTATTTTTTCTTTCTTTAACGGTAGCTGGTATTACGTCGCTTATTTCACTAGCGGAAGTATGTTTTGCAGCTGTATCTGAAAAATTTAATTTAAGCCGGAAAAAAACAATTGGAATTATGGGTGCGCTTCTCGTATTGGTTTCGCTTGTATTTGCAACGCGTGGTGGGCTCATGTTCTTGGATCTTGTAGATTACTTTGCAAATAACTTTGGATTAATTTTAATTGCTTTAGCAGAAGTTACGACAGTAGGACTAATTCTGCGTCGCTTACCGGTGTATCAAAATCATGCCAATTTTGTATCAGATATTAAGTTAGGTGCATTTTGGAAGGTAAGTTTGCTTGTTATTACACCACTTATGTTAGGATACATGCTCATAGATGGCACGATACAAAATATTCAAAAGAACTACGGAGATTATCCGACGCAGTTTGTTGTGACATATGGATGGTCTTTGGCGGCGGCATTTATTATTGTAGCATTCATGATTAGCATTAAAAAATGGAGTGCGCAAATACATTTAGATTCTGCCAAGCTTGAAAAAGAATGGAAAGATCGGGGTGTTTCGTAA
- the sigF gene encoding RNA polymerase sporulation sigma factor SigF: MDIEVRNEKKNPQLKDHELKALIQKSQDGDQGARDTIVQSNMRLVWSVVQRFLNRGYEPDDLFQIGCIGLLKSVDKFDLSFDVKFSTYAVPMIIGEIQRFLRDDGSVKVSRSLKETGNKIRKMKDELSKEYGRAPTINEVAEALELTPEEVVLAQEASRTPSSIHETVYENDGDPITILDQIADQAETKWFDKIALKEAIRELDERERLIVYLRYYKDQTQSEVAERIGISQVQVSRLEKKILKQMKDRIDE, encoded by the coding sequence ATGGACATAGAGGTCAGAAATGAGAAGAAGAATCCTCAGTTAAAGGACCACGAGTTAAAAGCGTTAATTCAAAAAAGTCAAGATGGAGATCAAGGGGCGAGAGATACGATTGTTCAAAGTAATATGCGCCTTGTATGGTCAGTTGTACAACGTTTTCTCAATCGAGGATATGAACCCGACGACTTATTTCAAATTGGCTGTATTGGCCTCTTGAAATCAGTAGACAAATTTGATTTATCTTTTGATGTGAAGTTTTCAACTTACGCAGTTCCAATGATTATTGGTGAAATTCAACGTTTTTTACGTGATGACGGTTCAGTAAAAGTGAGCCGATCGTTAAAAGAAACGGGTAATAAGATTCGAAAGATGAAAGATGAGCTTTCGAAAGAATACGGAAGGGCACCAACCATTAATGAAGTTGCAGAGGCGCTTGAACTAACACCGGAAGAAGTTGTTCTGGCGCAAGAGGCAAGTCGTACGCCATCTTCTATACATGAAACTGTATATGAAAATGATGGTGATCCAATCACGATTTTGGATCAAATTGCGGATCAAGCGGAAACGAAATGGTTTGATAAGATTGCTTTAAAAGAAGCAATAAGAGAACTAGATGAGCGAGAACGCTTAATTGTATATTTGCGCTATTATAAAGATCAAACTCAATCGGAAGTAGCAGAGAGAATTGGAATTTCACAAGTGCAAGTTTCGAGGTTGGAAAAGAAAATATTGAAGCAGATGAAAGATCGGATAGATGAGTAG
- the spoIIAB gene encoding anti-sigma F factor codes for MRNEMNLQFSALSQNESFARVTVAAFIAQLDPTMEELTEIKTVVSEAVTNAIIHGYEGNPEGIVYISVILEEAMVKLTIRDEGVGIFNLDEARQPLFTTKPELERSGMGFTIMENFMDEVEIISNESFGTTIHLTKYLSNSNALCN; via the coding sequence ATGAGAAATGAAATGAACCTTCAATTTTCAGCATTAAGTCAAAATGAGTCGTTTGCTCGCGTTACAGTGGCTGCTTTTATTGCACAACTAGATCCAACAATGGAAGAATTAACAGAAATTAAAACAGTCGTATCTGAGGCGGTCACAAATGCCATTATCCATGGATATGAAGGGAATCCAGAAGGGATTGTTTACATTTCTGTTATTTTGGAAGAAGCCATGGTGAAACTTACGATTCGAGATGAAGGGGTTGGTATTTTTAATCTCGATGAAGCGCGGCAGCCCCTTTTTACAACGAAACCTGAATTAGAGCGTTCCGGAATGGGATTTACTATCATGGAAAATTTTATGGATGAAGTAGAAATTATTTCAAACGAATCTTTCGGGACAACAATCCATTTGACAAAATATTTATCAAATAGTAACGCTCTATGCAATTAA
- the spoIIAA gene encoding anti-sigma F factor antagonist has protein sequence MSLSVHLEVKRDVLCVRLAGELDHHTAEELRARVTDKIETHNVHHIVLNLEELSFMDSSGLGVILGRYKHVKSLGGEMVVCAISPSVKRLFEMSGLFKIVRLEESEAHALATLGVA, from the coding sequence GTGAGTCTTTCCGTGCATTTAGAAGTAAAGCGTGACGTTTTATGTGTTAGATTAGCAGGCGAGTTAGACCATCATACTGCTGAAGAGTTGCGAGCGAGAGTAACCGATAAGATTGAAACACATAACGTCCATCATATTGTATTGAACTTAGAAGAATTATCATTTATGGATAGTTCTGGATTGGGCGTTATATTAGGGAGATATAAACATGTAAAAAGTTTAGGAGGGGAAATGGTTGTTTGTGCAATTTCACCTTCTGTCAAACGTTTATTTGAAATGTCAGGTTTATTTAAAATCGTTCGTTTAGAAGAAAGTGAAGCGCATGCGCTTGCGACATTGGGGGTGGCGTAG
- a CDS encoding D-alanyl-D-alanine carboxypeptidase family protein — protein MKRVFGILVCCMLLLSHTSVSFAKSEKAIEETKPKLAEQASSAIVIEQDTGKVLFEKNPNEKLPPASMTKIMTMLLIMEQVEKGKLKLEDKVRTSEHAASMGGSQIFLEPGEEMTVNEMLKGIAIASGNDASVAVAEHIAGSEEGFVNMMNKRAKELGLKNTHFQNPTGLPAKNHYSTAIDMAIIAKELMKYPLIRKYTGKYEDYLRENTDKKFWLVNTNKLVRFYPGVDGVKTGFTTEAKYCLTASAEKNGMRVISVVMGAPTSKERNSQVTKLLDYAFGQYTTKKLYKRGEKIQTVQVGKGKKEKVDLVAADNVSLLMKKGEDMDKIKKEIIAEKKVKAPIKKGDALGTLVITKDREVLLKQTIVAKEDVDAASWWELFKRSFGIFSTSK, from the coding sequence ATGAAGCGAGTTTTTGGAATACTTGTTTGTTGTATGTTATTGCTTTCTCATACTTCAGTTAGTTTTGCAAAATCGGAGAAAGCAATAGAAGAAACAAAGCCGAAGTTAGCAGAGCAAGCCTCGTCAGCGATCGTAATTGAGCAAGATACAGGTAAAGTTTTATTTGAAAAGAACCCAAATGAAAAATTACCACCTGCTAGTATGACAAAGATTATGACAATGTTACTTATTATGGAACAAGTAGAAAAAGGAAAATTAAAGCTAGAAGATAAAGTAAGAACGAGTGAGCATGCGGCTTCAATGGGAGGATCGCAAATTTTTCTTGAACCTGGTGAAGAAATGACAGTAAATGAGATGCTAAAAGGTATTGCAATTGCATCAGGAAATGATGCTTCTGTTGCAGTTGCTGAGCATATTGCTGGGTCAGAAGAAGGATTTGTCAACATGATGAATAAAAGAGCGAAGGAACTAGGTTTAAAAAATACACATTTTCAAAATCCAACAGGCCTTCCTGCAAAGAATCATTATTCGACAGCAATTGATATGGCAATTATAGCGAAAGAATTAATGAAATATCCGCTTATTCGTAAATATACCGGAAAGTATGAGGATTATTTACGTGAAAACACGGATAAAAAGTTTTGGCTTGTTAATACAAATAAATTAGTTCGTTTTTACCCAGGAGTAGATGGAGTGAAAACTGGATTTACGACAGAAGCGAAGTATTGTTTAACAGCATCGGCAGAAAAAAATGGCATGCGTGTTATTTCTGTTGTAATGGGAGCGCCTACATCGAAAGAGAGAAATAGTCAAGTGACAAAGCTTCTTGATTATGCTTTTGGACAATATACAACGAAGAAGTTATATAAGCGCGGGGAAAAGATTCAGACCGTACAAGTAGGAAAAGGAAAAAAAGAAAAAGTGGATTTAGTTGCAGCTGATAATGTTTCCCTTCTGATGAAAAAGGGCGAAGATATGGACAAGATCAAGAAAGAAATTATTGCTGAAAAGAAAGTGAAAGCGCCGATTAAAAAAGGGGATGCACTTGGTACGCTTGTAATTACAAAAGATAGAGAAGTGTTATTAAAACAGACCATTGTGGCAAAAGAAGATGTCGACGCAGCAAGTTGGTGGGAACTTTTTAAAAGAAGTTTTGGGATATTTTCAACATCAAAATAG
- a CDS encoding GntR family transcriptional regulator gives MHIQLDPRSSTPIWEQIVQNIKELILKNILSPNEKLPSVRELASLLIVNPNTVSKAYQDLERQGIIETLRGKGTFVSQSITPILDERKLTMVEKQFQQLLLEASYLGITKEKIHDWIDAYYKELGGNTNVNSEKCEKNN, from the coding sequence TTGCATATTCAACTTGATCCAAGAAGCAGCACTCCGATATGGGAACAAATTGTTCAAAATATAAAAGAACTCATATTAAAAAACATATTATCTCCAAACGAGAAACTCCCTTCTGTACGCGAACTCGCTTCTTTACTTATTGTGAACCCAAATACAGTGAGTAAAGCATACCAAGACTTAGAGCGACAAGGAATTATTGAAACATTACGTGGAAAAGGAACATTTGTCTCCCAATCGATTACACCAATATTAGACGAAAGGAAACTCACTATGGTTGAAAAGCAATTCCAACAATTATTATTAGAGGCTTCTTACCTTGGGATTACGAAAGAAAAAATTCATGATTGGATTGATGCTTATTATAAGGAGTTAGGAGGGAATACAAATGTTAACAGTGAAAAATGTGAAAAAAACAATTGA
- a CDS encoding ABC transporter ATP-binding protein — protein sequence MLTVKNVKKTIDNQVILENISFTVSKGSIVGLLGRNGVGKTTLLRMLVGILNPDEGTVTYEKVDVHKQPEIKQKVAYVPDSTNILNGYTVKEIVKFYKAVYKAFDEQYFYELLERFHLPNKRIRSYSKGMKALLAIILAFASKVDYIILDEPTNGLDPIVKKQILQFLVEEVAEKEMTILISTHHLDEVEKIADTIIILKNHTISSITALDDAKARYAKIQVAYERSLPQKLENLSNIKILNQTGKVYTILIEGNVAATLEKFYKEQPLLIEELAMSLEDIFVTTFEEDVYVS from the coding sequence ATGTTAACAGTGAAAAATGTGAAAAAAACAATTGATAATCAAGTTATTTTAGAGAATATATCTTTTACTGTATCAAAAGGAAGTATCGTTGGATTACTCGGCCGAAACGGAGTGGGGAAAACAACTTTACTTCGAATGTTAGTTGGAATTTTAAACCCTGACGAAGGAACCGTTACATATGAAAAAGTAGATGTTCATAAACAACCAGAAATCAAACAAAAAGTGGCCTATGTACCTGATTCAACGAATATTTTAAACGGATATACAGTAAAAGAAATTGTGAAGTTTTACAAAGCAGTCTATAAAGCATTTGATGAACAATATTTCTACGAACTATTAGAGCGCTTTCACTTGCCAAACAAACGGATTCGCAGTTATTCAAAAGGAATGAAAGCTTTACTAGCTATCATTTTAGCTTTTGCTTCAAAAGTTGACTATATCATTTTAGATGAACCAACAAATGGATTGGATCCTATTGTAAAAAAACAAATTTTACAATTTCTTGTTGAAGAAGTGGCAGAGAAAGAAATGACGATTTTGATTTCTACTCACCATTTAGATGAAGTTGAAAAAATTGCTGATACAATTATCATCTTAAAAAATCATACCATTTCTTCGATTACCGCATTAGATGATGCAAAAGCACGATATGCGAAAATCCAAGTTGCTTATGAGCGGTCCCTTCCTCAAAAACTAGAAAACTTAAGCAATATTAAAATATTAAATCAAACCGGAAAGGTATATACCATTTTAATAGAGGGAAACGTAGCTGCAACTCTTGAGAAATTTTATAAAGAGCAGCCACTTCTTATTGAAGAATTGGCCATGTCGCTTGAAGATATATTTGTTACGACATTTGAGGAGGATGTTTATGTTTCATAA
- a CDS encoding ABC-2 transporter permease yields the protein MFHKALWMRNWKQGKYVVLLFWLSSLYLLPYGYYKAAQLEFHLSKAKINDHIYYYSYYFDTFDTLFKQGIIISILACLLIGWERNNQSTDFLFSMPFKRKNIFLTKWLFGVLHIIIVHIICWLAMYGIKHLSFHNEYQTFTPFHSYFLYATVVLIAIYTFTLFIGTITGNIFAQSSLTAILLFLPYGLSLLISGFIYTHTQGAVEALREIESQTHTYLRHMSIVSPLEPFSINYDYHPIEIFDDEGNKVSSVQQNNPIEYISIPSLWTLLTPLAYMIIFLSMAVVLYTYSPNEQNGKILLFPNLQKWFVLCTVLCFGLLGGRILGGRDALLSYYIGFLLAAIISYVLFTRLLKWKFFLNGK from the coding sequence ATGTTTCATAAAGCTTTATGGATGCGAAATTGGAAGCAAGGGAAATATGTTGTTCTATTGTTTTGGTTAAGTAGTTTGTATCTGCTACCATACGGATATTATAAGGCAGCACAACTAGAATTCCACCTTTCAAAAGCAAAAATCAATGACCATATTTATTATTACTCTTACTATTTTGACACTTTTGATACCCTCTTTAAACAAGGAATCATTATCAGTATACTGGCATGTCTATTAATTGGATGGGAACGAAACAATCAATCCACTGATTTTCTATTCTCCATGCCTTTTAAGCGAAAAAATATCTTTTTAACAAAATGGTTGTTTGGCGTTTTGCATATTATTATCGTACATATTATTTGTTGGCTAGCTATGTATGGAATCAAACATCTATCGTTTCATAACGAATATCAAACTTTCACTCCGTTTCATAGTTATTTTTTATATGCTACAGTTGTACTCATTGCTATTTATACGTTCACTCTATTTATCGGAACCATTACTGGAAATATTTTTGCTCAAAGTAGTTTAACTGCCATTTTATTATTTTTACCTTATGGTTTAAGTTTATTGATTTCTGGATTTATTTACACACATACACAAGGAGCAGTAGAAGCATTAAGAGAAATCGAATCTCAGACTCACACATATTTACGACATATGAGTATCGTTTCTCCATTAGAGCCTTTTTCTATTAATTATGATTACCATCCGATTGAAATATTTGATGACGAAGGAAATAAAGTTTCTAGTGTACAACAGAACAATCCTATAGAATATATTTCCATACCTTCTCTTTGGACATTATTAACACCACTTGCATACATGATTATCTTTTTATCAATGGCAGTTGTTCTATATACGTACTCGCCGAACGAACAAAATGGAAAAATACTATTATTTCCTAACTTACAAAAATGGTTCGTCCTTTGTACCGTTCTATGTTTTGGACTGCTTGGGGGCAGAATATTAGGAGGGCGAGATGCACTTCTTTCCTATTATATTGGTTTTCTCCTAGCTGCTATTATAAGCTATGTTCTTTTTACTCGTCTATTAAAATGGAAGTTTTTCCTCAATGGAAAATAA
- a CDS encoding ABC transporter permease subunit translates to MFQKALWIRNYKQGKYVIWLFWLSTLYIFPYKYYIRAEQIAKYFHLKKSDPYYMYSLHGAEPILFPALLLIGLAILLIGWERNNQTIDFLCSMPFKRSHLFLSKWLLGIVHIVGALIFSWLLMYIIYKNTIHAHYQSFSPFHVYFSYVIMTLIAIYTFTLFIGTITGNVISQSVLSCIMIIFPLCIFQLVFPFFALHVNLSPKEFNDIYAKYATYTKNTSIIAPLEYFHIEYDYDSQRDSFEDGFGNRQTGPTYHQIPPVWTLLSPAIYILICLPLGVYLYRRAPNEHNGKILLYPKLHKYFLICTSLCFALLGADAFGSESPPSYYMYFMGSGLLAYVMLHRLLKHKLSLYVK, encoded by the coding sequence ATGTTTCAAAAAGCATTATGGATACGAAATTACAAACAAGGAAAATATGTAATCTGGCTATTTTGGCTCAGTACTTTATACATATTTCCTTATAAATATTATATACGTGCAGAACAGATAGCTAAATATTTCCATTTAAAAAAATCTGATCCTTATTATATGTATTCTTTACATGGAGCTGAGCCTATACTGTTTCCGGCGCTTCTATTAATAGGATTAGCCATTCTCTTAATAGGCTGGGAACGAAACAATCAAACAATTGATTTCCTTTGTTCTATGCCCTTTAAGCGCTCACACTTATTTTTATCAAAATGGTTGCTAGGTATTGTGCATATTGTAGGTGCGCTAATCTTTAGTTGGCTTCTTATGTATATTATATACAAGAACACGATACATGCTCACTATCAATCCTTTTCACCATTTCATGTATACTTTTCTTATGTAATTATGACGCTAATTGCAATTTATACGTTTACGCTCTTTATTGGGACGATTACAGGAAATGTGATTTCACAGAGTGTTTTAAGTTGTATTATGATTATTTTTCCTTTATGTATCTTTCAGTTAGTGTTTCCTTTCTTTGCATTACATGTAAATTTATCACCAAAGGAATTTAATGATATTTATGCTAAATATGCAACGTATACAAAAAATACGAGTATAATAGCTCCTCTAGAATATTTTCATATTGAATACGACTATGATTCACAGAGAGATTCTTTTGAAGATGGATTCGGAAACAGACAAACGGGACCTACTTATCATCAAATCCCGCCCGTTTGGACACTTTTAAGCCCTGCTATCTATATACTTATTTGTCTTCCATTAGGTGTTTATTTATATAGACGTGCTCCAAACGAACATAACGGAAAAATACTCCTATATCCAAAGCTTCATAAATATTTCTTAATCTGTACTTCTCTTTGTTTTGCGCTTCTTGGTGCTGATGCTTTTGGCAGTGAATCTCCACCGTCTTACTATATGTATTTTATGGGATCTGGTCTATTAGCATATGTTATGTTACATCGACTGTTAAAACATAAACTTTCTTTATACGTAAAATAA
- a CDS encoding MarR family winged helix-turn-helix transcriptional regulator, whose amino-acid sequence MNEQREALILDLSVSFRKMIRLLQTDINTRFSEHMPYNEFSVLRALFLKSPQMASQIANEVNVTSSHITAVTDRLVRKGFVMRKRSNSDRRIVYLEITEHGREVTEELEAIRKEYYRDKFKDWSDQEIEMVLELFDRIL is encoded by the coding sequence GTGAACGAACAAAGAGAAGCGTTGATTTTAGATTTATCAGTATCATTTCGAAAGATGATACGTTTATTACAAACCGATATTAATACACGTTTTTCAGAGCATATGCCATATAATGAATTCTCTGTATTACGTGCATTATTTTTGAAGAGTCCACAAATGGCTTCGCAAATTGCGAATGAGGTAAATGTAACATCCAGCCATATTACAGCGGTAACAGATCGTCTTGTGCGAAAAGGATTTGTAATGAGAAAACGTTCGAATTCAGATCGTCGTATTGTATATTTAGAGATTACAGAACATGGACGAGAAGTAACGGAAGAACTCGAAGCGATACGTAAAGAATACTATAGAGATAAATTTAAAGATTGGAGCGACCAAGAAATAGAGATGGTATTAGAACTATTTGATCGCATATTATAA